One Triticum dicoccoides isolate Atlit2015 ecotype Zavitan chromosome 5B, WEW_v2.0, whole genome shotgun sequence genomic window carries:
- the LOC119308673 gene encoding neural Wiskott-Aldrich syndrome protein-like isoform X4, giving the protein MGAEHRAPLRPANVPASPPPPHKLAAPPRKARRRSPRPRDPPPPWELSTELLCAPPGSPRRRRHPTLPRARCSAVNLEDDMHGSLGSSILLAARAPSLLHGPPPCRSDAPRRSSAGQAHRPPGASLDQFPTGSMLFLLLYLLQQHNVLLYCNRVGVFARVARTYNYG; this is encoded by the exons ATGGGAGCCGAGCACCGAGCTCCTCTGCGCCCCGCCAACGTCCCCGCGTCGCCGCCACCTCCCCACaagctcgccgccccgccgcggaAGGCTCGTCGCCGGTCGCCCCGACctcgagatccgccgccgccatggGAGCTGAGCACCGAGCTCCTCTGCGCCCCGCCAGGgtccccgcgtcgccgccgccaccccacGCTGCCTCGTGCCCGTTGCTCCGCT GTAAATCTTGAGGACGACATGCATGGGAGTCTTGGGAGTAGCATCCTCCTCGCCGCACGGGCCCCCTCCTTGCTGCACGGGCCTCCTCCTTGCCGCAGTGACGCCCCTCGCCGGAGTAGCGCCGGCCAAGCCCATCGGCCACCAGGTGCGTCCTTGGATCAGTTTCCCACAGGCAGCATGTTGTTCCTACTCCTCTACTTACTACAGCAGCACAATGTTCTTCTGTATTGCAATAGAGTAGGAGTATTTGCTAGAGTAGCTAGGACGTACAACTATGGTTAA
- the LOC119308673 gene encoding uncharacterized protein LOC119308673 isoform X1, with protein MGAEHRAPLRPANVPASPPPPHKLAAPPRKARRRSPRPRDPPPPWELSTELLCAPPGSPRRRRHPTLPRARCSAPSGRCCCWWRDCHRCEIAVVLGAASRRGRCRVEAAPAPLLLASSWPPQLPVEHGLLLAIGPPPVNLEDDMHGSLGSSILLAARAPSLLHGPPPCRSDAPRRSSAGQAHRPPGASLDQFPTGSMLFLLLYLLQQHNVLLYCNRVGVFARVARTYNYG; from the exons ATGGGAGCCGAGCACCGAGCTCCTCTGCGCCCCGCCAACGTCCCCGCGTCGCCGCCACCTCCCCACaagctcgccgccccgccgcggaAGGCTCGTCGCCGGTCGCCCCGACctcgagatccgccgccgccatggGAGCTGAGCACCGAGCTCCTCTGCGCCCCGCCAGGgtccccgcgtcgccgccgccaccccacGCTGCCTCGTGCCCGTTGCTCCGCT CCGTCAGgtcgctgctgctgctggtggCGTGATTGCCATCGCTGTGAGATTGCTGTTGTTCTTGGCGCCGCTTCTCGTCGTGGTCGGTGCCGTGTGGAGGCTGCTCCCGCTCCCCTGCTCCTTGCGTCTTCGTGGCCGCCGCAGCTGCCGGTGGAGCACGGGCTGCTGCTGGCCATCGGCCCACCCCCG GTAAATCTTGAGGACGACATGCATGGGAGTCTTGGGAGTAGCATCCTCCTCGCCGCACGGGCCCCCTCCTTGCTGCACGGGCCTCCTCCTTGCCGCAGTGACGCCCCTCGCCGGAGTAGCGCCGGCCAAGCCCATCGGCCACCAGGTGCGTCCTTGGATCAGTTTCCCACAGGCAGCATGTTGTTCCTACTCCTCTACTTACTACAGCAGCACAATGTTCTTCTGTATTGCAATAGAGTAGGAGTATTTGCTAGAGTAGCTAGGACGTACAACTATGGTTAA
- the LOC119308673 gene encoding uncharacterized protein LOC119308673 isoform X3: MGAEHRAPLRPANVPASPPPPHKLAAPPRKARRRSPRPRDPPPPWELSTELLCAPPGSPRRRRHPTLPRARCSAPSGRCCCWWRDCHRCEIAVVLGAASRRGRCRVEAAPAPLLLASSWPPQLPVEHGLLLAIGPPPVNLEDDMHGSLGSSILLAARAPSLLHGPPPCRSDAPRRSSAGQAHRPPVFLLCRLEEKKIQRRS; the protein is encoded by the exons ATGGGAGCCGAGCACCGAGCTCCTCTGCGCCCCGCCAACGTCCCCGCGTCGCCGCCACCTCCCCACaagctcgccgccccgccgcggaAGGCTCGTCGCCGGTCGCCCCGACctcgagatccgccgccgccatggGAGCTGAGCACCGAGCTCCTCTGCGCCCCGCCAGGgtccccgcgtcgccgccgccaccccacGCTGCCTCGTGCCCGTTGCTCCGCT CCGTCAGgtcgctgctgctgctggtggCGTGATTGCCATCGCTGTGAGATTGCTGTTGTTCTTGGCGCCGCTTCTCGTCGTGGTCGGTGCCGTGTGGAGGCTGCTCCCGCTCCCCTGCTCCTTGCGTCTTCGTGGCCGCCGCAGCTGCCGGTGGAGCACGGGCTGCTGCTGGCCATCGGCCCACCCCCG GTAAATCTTGAGGACGACATGCATGGGAGTCTTGGGAGTAGCATCCTCCTCGCCGCACGGGCCCCCTCCTTGCTGCACGGGCCTCCTCCTTGCCGCAGTGACGCCCCTCGCCGGAGTAGCGCCGGCCAAGCCCATCGGCCACCAG TGTTTTTGTTATGCAGGTTGGAAGAAAAGAAGATCCAGAGAAGATCTTAG
- the LOC119308673 gene encoding uncharacterized protein LOC119308673 isoform X2 — protein MGAEHRAPLRPANVPASPPPPHKLAAPPRKARRRSPRPRDPPPPWELSTELLCAPPGSPRRRRHPTLPRARCSAPSGRCCCWWRDCHRCEIAVVLGAASRRGRCRVEAAPAPLLLASSWPPQLPVEHGLLLAIGPPPVNLEDDMHGSLGSSILLAARAPSLLHGPPPCRSDAPRRSSAGQAHRPPGWKKRRSREDLSNKIVLTS, from the exons ATGGGAGCCGAGCACCGAGCTCCTCTGCGCCCCGCCAACGTCCCCGCGTCGCCGCCACCTCCCCACaagctcgccgccccgccgcggaAGGCTCGTCGCCGGTCGCCCCGACctcgagatccgccgccgccatggGAGCTGAGCACCGAGCTCCTCTGCGCCCCGCCAGGgtccccgcgtcgccgccgccaccccacGCTGCCTCGTGCCCGTTGCTCCGCT CCGTCAGgtcgctgctgctgctggtggCGTGATTGCCATCGCTGTGAGATTGCTGTTGTTCTTGGCGCCGCTTCTCGTCGTGGTCGGTGCCGTGTGGAGGCTGCTCCCGCTCCCCTGCTCCTTGCGTCTTCGTGGCCGCCGCAGCTGCCGGTGGAGCACGGGCTGCTGCTGGCCATCGGCCCACCCCCG GTAAATCTTGAGGACGACATGCATGGGAGTCTTGGGAGTAGCATCCTCCTCGCCGCACGGGCCCCCTCCTTGCTGCACGGGCCTCCTCCTTGCCGCAGTGACGCCCCTCGCCGGAGTAGCGCCGGCCAAGCCCATCGGCCACCAG GTTGGAAGAAAAGAAGATCCAGAGAAGATCTTAGTAATAAGATAGTTTTGACttcgtga